In one Kitasatospora cineracea genomic region, the following are encoded:
- a CDS encoding fatty acyl-AMP ligase produces the protein MTTDFFGHRNVGDALAARAAAHPDRTALTIHRGSAGPAPESLTFAELHRRARLRAAALADRFAPGGRVLLALPTSTEFVEVYLGCLLAGLVAVPVPVPGGSAHATARVAAVVRDCTPGLVLATGQDRAALCEWLLTQDLDVPVEAVAPVGDSPADGPRPLPDLPDTGPDTLGVLQYSSGSTGTPKGVMLSHGNILANARAFSTDCGIGPDDRFGNWIPLHHDMGLFTQLSTALLLGATSVLMPPAEFVKRPVEWLRMMDRHRITVTAAPNFAFDLCLRLVTDQHLAELDLSALKFLANGSEPIHAPTLTAFADRFAAAGLARTAVSPGYGLAEATVFVCAKAPGTDPTVRTVDPAAAERGTVRPAEQGRPLVGLGLPGGFESRIVDPDTRRVLPDGAVGELWLRGDSVGSGYWNRPDLTEEVFGARTADGDGRRWLRTGDLGTLLDGELFLTGRLKEMLVLRGRNLFPQDLEQEARAAHPALNGFFGAAFPVPAPDERVVLVHEIDPRVRGNGPAEVAAAVKQRLTAELGAPMRNVVLVRRGSVRRTTSGKVQRTAMREEFLAGALSVVHAELEPAVRMLLPAEAAGTAEAADTAAEPLPLGGAA, from the coding sequence ATGACCACCGACTTCTTCGGCCACCGCAACGTCGGCGACGCGCTCGCCGCGCGGGCGGCCGCGCACCCCGACCGGACCGCGCTGACCATCCACCGGGGCTCCGCCGGACCGGCCCCCGAATCGCTGACCTTCGCCGAACTGCACCGCCGGGCCCGGCTGCGGGCCGCCGCGCTGGCCGACCGGTTCGCCCCGGGCGGGCGCGTCCTGCTGGCGCTGCCGACCTCCACCGAGTTCGTCGAGGTCTACCTGGGCTGCCTGCTGGCCGGCCTGGTCGCGGTGCCCGTCCCCGTCCCCGGCGGCTCGGCGCACGCCACCGCGCGGGTCGCCGCCGTGGTCCGCGACTGCACCCCCGGGCTGGTCCTCGCCACCGGCCAGGACCGGGCCGCGCTCTGCGAGTGGCTGCTCACCCAGGACCTGGACGTCCCGGTCGAGGCGGTCGCCCCGGTCGGCGACAGCCCGGCGGACGGCCCGCGCCCGCTGCCGGACCTGCCGGACACCGGCCCCGACACCCTCGGCGTCCTGCAGTACAGCTCCGGCTCCACCGGCACCCCCAAGGGCGTGATGCTCAGCCACGGCAACATCCTGGCCAACGCCCGCGCCTTCAGCACCGACTGCGGGATCGGCCCGGACGACCGCTTCGGCAACTGGATCCCGCTCCACCACGACATGGGCCTGTTCACCCAGCTCAGCACCGCCCTGCTGCTCGGCGCGACCAGCGTGCTGATGCCGCCGGCCGAGTTCGTCAAGCGGCCCGTCGAGTGGCTGCGGATGATGGACCGCCACCGGATCACCGTCACCGCCGCCCCGAACTTCGCCTTCGACCTGTGCCTGCGGCTGGTCACCGACCAGCACCTCGCCGAACTCGACCTGTCCGCGCTGAAGTTCCTCGCCAACGGCTCCGAGCCGATCCACGCCCCCACCCTCACCGCGTTCGCCGACCGGTTCGCCGCGGCCGGCCTGGCCCGCACCGCCGTCTCGCCCGGCTACGGCCTCGCCGAGGCCACCGTCTTCGTCTGCGCCAAGGCCCCCGGCACCGACCCGACCGTCCGCACCGTCGACCCGGCCGCCGCCGAGCGCGGCACCGTCCGGCCCGCCGAGCAGGGCCGCCCGCTGGTCGGCCTCGGCCTGCCCGGCGGCTTCGAGTCCCGGATCGTCGACCCGGACACCCGCCGGGTGCTGCCCGACGGCGCGGTCGGCGAACTGTGGCTGCGCGGCGACAGCGTCGGCTCCGGCTACTGGAACCGCCCCGACCTGACCGAGGAGGTGTTCGGCGCCCGCACCGCCGACGGCGACGGCCGCCGCTGGCTGCGCACCGGCGACCTCGGCACCCTGCTCGACGGCGAACTGTTCCTCACCGGCCGGCTCAAGGAGATGCTGGTCCTGCGCGGCCGCAACCTGTTCCCGCAGGACCTCGAACAGGAGGCCCGCGCCGCCCACCCCGCGCTGAACGGCTTCTTCGGCGCCGCCTTCCCGGTGCCCGCCCCGGACGAGCGGGTGGTCCTGGTGCACGAGATCGACCCGCGGGTGCGCGGCAACGGCCCGGCCGAGGTCGCCGCCGCCGTCAAGCAGCGGTTGACCGCCGAACTCGGCGCCCCGATGCGCAACGTGGTGCTGGTCCGGCGCGGCTCGGTGCGCCGCACCACCAGCGGCAAGGT
- a CDS encoding non-ribosomal peptide synthetase produces the protein MSHPNTVRLPLTAAQAGVWAAHQLDPTGLRFTIGEYLDVPEPVDPDTFAEAWRTVVAECQALQVHAVGEDADGHWQLVDPGSAPPAAFHDFSDHLDPEAAARAWLSARFDEPVDLAAGPLSHAALLRLAPDRHWVHHRYHHVVADGIGYSLVLGRLAAVHRALRAGEPVGPSPFEPLAVLVEEDAAYRRSEQYAEDRRYWTERLADRPMPARLTGRAVRTEPAAGPAAWERAQRLRADAALDPATMRAVRAAARAGRTSWLTVLVALTAAYLHRATGREDVVLALPVAARTTPAARRTPAMVTNTVALRLAVTAGTSLESLLPAADAEIRAALAHQRFRHEDLLAALGLSGSDVGFIGTMANLMSHDPRLGFGDRPATPVNLSSGPAPDLTVSVQDRADGGEGARIAFDAHPGHFDTAELLGHRDRFLRLVRAALAAPAAPLGTLDLLGADERHRLLHEWNATDRPLPDTCLPELFARQAAATPDAVAVSQDGHRLTYRQLDADSLALARTLAARGIGPESFVAVAVPRSPLSITALLAVVRAGAAYLPVDPGYPAERIAQLLSDSAPALVLTTPDTADRLPAGAPRLLLPAPGTADADRALPVPDRENPAYLIYTSGSTGTPKGVVVPHRGVVNLVLDHLERLALGPGSRVTQLLSPGFDAAVQEIWPCLLSGAELLLPPAAGLPLGAELVAFLAERRATHMTLPPVLLAALPDAELPALRSVVVGGDSVEPETVRRWSAGRALRNHYGPTEMSCTVSGSDPLTADEAPPIGRPIANTRLHVLDGDLALVPTGAAGELYATGAGTARGYLGRPGLTAERFLPCPYGPPGTRMYRTGDLVRRRPDGRLDFLGRADGQVKIRGYRIEPGEVEAALAAVDGVAEAVVAAHGDQPSDRRLVGYAVARPGTALDPVALRAAVARTLPDFMVPAAVLLLDALPLTPHGKVDRRALPAPDFAARAAGKAARTPVEALLCRLFADVLGTGPVGADESFFDCGGDSIQAIQLVARAREEGLRLTAGEVLRHRTPEELATVARTDPAAGAEPAGAGTGEIAPTPILRWLAALAGGAGTAAVAGFNQSVLLRTPADATADSLAAALRTLTDHHDALRIALAADWTAAVRPAGTVPVGLRTAPAGADRAAEAAAARDRLDPAGGTVLQAVHFADRRELLLVVHHLAVDGVSWRILLPDLAAAEAAARAGRTPDLPPATTSLRGWAARLAATAADRRPELPAWQRIAATPDPGSGPLTPGPRRRTAFTLPPAPTARLLADLPGALRAGPDELLLTALVRAVARLRAERGQPGGDVLLDLEVHGRQEDAVGLPAADLSRTVGWFTALHPVALPPGPADDPARALKLVKDRLRSRPGDGLGHGLLRHLDGADGLAGTPELAFNYLGRLPGDRGFDWDLLPGDGPLVDGFDPRMPAAHALEITAITHEGAAGPELHAALEGPADRFEAVGADRLAALWQQELAALPAAADQPGAAGLVPADVPLAGLDQGRLEALERAHPGLTDVLPLTPLQEGFLFHTLIDGRDSDAYLTQLVADLRGPLDPDRLRAAAGRLLERHPALRAGFCHEGLDRPVQLVRDGLEPPWSAADLSGLPEPERTAERDRRTAAEQARPFDLAAPPLLRVLLLRLGADQHRLVLTNHHILWDGWSTPVLLDELFALYAGAADLPPARPVREYLAWLAGQDTAAAGRAWAAAFAGLEGPTHLVPEAAEGEPVPQQQLREELTEEATDRLQRRLRALGVTLNTAVEAAWGLFLARTAGTEDVVFGTSVSGRDAELPGVERMVGMLTNTLPVRVALRDEESLGELLVRLQDEQNRLAAHHHLGLADIQRLAGVGPLFDTTTVCLNYPVDLDAFDALPGGLRLTALDARDGTHYPLRMAVIPGPRLRLWLGHRPDCYGREEAGQVLDRFRRLLELIADHPEERVGDIDILTAGERAALLVAWGGYGS, from the coding sequence ATGTCCCACCCGAACACGGTGCGCCTGCCCCTCACCGCGGCCCAGGCCGGGGTCTGGGCCGCCCACCAGCTCGACCCGACCGGCCTGCGGTTCACCATCGGCGAGTACCTGGACGTCCCCGAACCCGTCGACCCGGACACCTTCGCCGAAGCCTGGCGCACCGTCGTCGCCGAGTGCCAGGCCCTCCAGGTGCACGCCGTCGGCGAGGACGCCGACGGCCACTGGCAGCTGGTCGACCCCGGTTCCGCCCCGCCCGCCGCCTTCCACGACTTCTCCGACCACCTTGACCCGGAGGCCGCCGCCCGCGCCTGGCTGAGCGCCCGCTTCGACGAGCCCGTCGACCTGGCCGCCGGGCCGCTCTCGCACGCCGCCCTGCTGCGCCTCGCCCCGGACCGGCACTGGGTCCACCACCGCTACCACCACGTGGTCGCCGACGGCATCGGCTACTCCCTGGTCCTCGGCCGGCTCGCCGCCGTCCACCGCGCGCTGCGCGCGGGAGAGCCCGTCGGCCCGTCCCCGTTCGAACCGCTCGCGGTGCTGGTCGAGGAGGACGCCGCCTACCGCCGCTCCGAGCAGTACGCCGAGGACCGCCGCTACTGGACCGAACGGCTCGCCGACCGCCCGATGCCCGCCCGGCTCACCGGCCGCGCCGTGCGCACCGAACCCGCCGCCGGCCCCGCCGCCTGGGAACGGGCCCAGCGGCTGCGCGCCGACGCCGCCCTCGACCCCGCCACCATGCGGGCCGTCCGGGCCGCCGCCCGGGCCGGCCGCACCAGCTGGCTGACCGTGCTGGTCGCGCTCACCGCCGCCTACCTGCACCGCGCCACCGGCCGCGAGGACGTCGTGCTGGCCCTGCCGGTCGCCGCCCGCACCACCCCCGCCGCCCGCCGCACCCCCGCGATGGTCACCAACACGGTGGCGCTGCGGCTGGCCGTCACCGCCGGGACGTCACTGGAGTCGCTGCTGCCCGCCGCCGACGCCGAGATCCGGGCCGCCCTCGCCCACCAGCGCTTCCGGCACGAGGACCTGCTCGCCGCGCTCGGCCTGTCCGGCAGCGACGTCGGCTTCATCGGCACGATGGCCAACCTGATGTCGCACGACCCGCGGCTCGGCTTCGGCGACCGGCCCGCCACCCCCGTCAACCTGTCCTCCGGCCCGGCCCCCGACCTGACCGTCTCGGTGCAGGACCGCGCCGACGGCGGCGAGGGCGCCCGGATCGCCTTCGACGCCCACCCCGGCCACTTCGACACCGCCGAACTGCTCGGCCACCGCGACCGCTTCCTGCGGCTGGTGCGGGCCGCGCTCGCCGCCCCCGCCGCCCCGCTCGGCACCCTCGACCTGCTCGGCGCGGACGAACGCCACCGGCTGCTCCACGAGTGGAACGCCACCGACCGGCCGCTGCCCGACACCTGCCTGCCCGAGCTGTTCGCCCGGCAGGCCGCCGCCACCCCCGACGCGGTCGCCGTCTCCCAGGACGGCCACCGCCTCACCTACCGGCAGCTGGACGCCGACTCGCTCGCCCTGGCCCGCACCCTCGCCGCCCGCGGCATCGGACCGGAGAGCTTCGTCGCCGTCGCCGTGCCGCGCTCCCCGCTGTCGATCACCGCCCTGCTCGCGGTGGTCCGGGCCGGCGCCGCCTACCTGCCCGTCGACCCCGGCTACCCGGCCGAGCGGATCGCCCAACTGCTCTCCGACAGCGCCCCCGCGCTGGTCCTCACCACGCCCGACACCGCCGACCGGCTCCCGGCCGGCGCGCCCCGGCTGCTGCTGCCCGCCCCCGGGACCGCCGACGCCGATCGCGCCCTCCCGGTCCCGGACCGGGAGAACCCGGCGTACCTGATCTACACCTCCGGCTCCACCGGCACCCCCAAGGGCGTCGTCGTCCCGCACCGCGGCGTGGTCAACCTGGTCCTCGACCACCTCGAGCGGCTCGCCCTCGGCCCCGGCAGCCGGGTCACCCAGCTGCTGTCGCCCGGCTTCGACGCCGCCGTGCAGGAGATCTGGCCGTGCCTGCTGTCCGGCGCCGAACTGCTGCTGCCGCCCGCCGCCGGACTCCCGCTGGGCGCCGAACTCGTCGCCTTCCTCGCCGAGCGGCGCGCCACCCACATGACGCTGCCCCCGGTGCTGCTCGCCGCCCTGCCCGACGCCGAACTGCCCGCCCTGCGCTCCGTGGTGGTCGGCGGCGACAGCGTCGAACCGGAGACCGTCCGCCGCTGGTCCGCCGGGCGCGCCCTGCGCAACCACTACGGGCCCACCGAGATGTCCTGCACCGTCTCCGGCAGCGACCCGCTCACCGCCGACGAGGCCCCGCCGATCGGCCGCCCGATCGCCAACACCCGGCTGCACGTCCTCGACGGGGACCTCGCCCTCGTCCCGACCGGCGCCGCCGGCGAGCTGTACGCCACCGGCGCCGGCACCGCCCGCGGCTACCTCGGCCGCCCCGGCCTGACCGCCGAACGCTTCCTGCCCTGCCCGTACGGCCCGCCCGGCACCCGGATGTACCGCACCGGCGACCTGGTGCGCCGCCGCCCCGACGGCCGGCTGGACTTCCTCGGCCGGGCCGACGGCCAGGTCAAGATCCGCGGCTACCGGATCGAACCCGGCGAGGTCGAGGCGGCGCTGGCCGCCGTCGACGGGGTCGCCGAGGCCGTGGTCGCCGCCCACGGCGACCAGCCCTCCGACCGCCGCCTGGTCGGCTACGCGGTCGCCCGGCCCGGCACCGCGCTCGACCCGGTCGCGCTGCGCGCCGCCGTCGCCCGCACCCTGCCCGACTTCATGGTGCCCGCCGCCGTGCTACTGCTGGACGCCCTCCCGCTCACCCCGCACGGCAAGGTCGACCGCCGGGCGCTGCCCGCCCCCGACTTCGCCGCCCGGGCCGCCGGCAAGGCCGCCCGCACCCCCGTCGAGGCGCTGCTGTGCCGGCTCTTCGCCGACGTGCTGGGCACCGGGCCGGTCGGCGCCGACGAGTCGTTCTTCGACTGCGGCGGCGACTCCATCCAGGCCATCCAACTGGTCGCCCGGGCCCGCGAGGAGGGGCTGCGGCTGACCGCGGGCGAGGTGCTGCGCCACCGCACCCCCGAGGAACTCGCCACCGTCGCCCGCACCGACCCGGCGGCCGGCGCCGAACCCGCCGGGGCCGGGACCGGGGAAATCGCCCCCACCCCGATCCTGCGCTGGCTGGCCGCCCTCGCCGGCGGGGCCGGGACCGCCGCCGTCGCCGGGTTCAACCAGTCCGTGCTGCTGCGCACCCCCGCCGACGCCACCGCGGACTCGCTGGCCGCCGCGCTCCGGACGCTCACCGACCACCACGACGCGCTGCGGATCGCGCTGGCCGCCGACTGGACCGCCGCGGTCCGCCCGGCCGGGACCGTCCCGGTCGGCCTGCGCACCGCCCCCGCCGGGGCCGACCGGGCCGCCGAGGCCGCCGCCGCCCGCGACCGCCTCGACCCGGCCGGCGGCACCGTCCTGCAGGCCGTGCACTTCGCCGACCGGCGCGAACTGCTGCTGGTCGTCCACCACCTGGCCGTCGACGGCGTCTCCTGGCGGATCCTGCTGCCCGACCTGGCCGCCGCCGAGGCCGCCGCCCGGGCCGGCCGCACCCCCGACCTGCCGCCCGCCACCACCTCGCTGCGCGGCTGGGCCGCCCGGCTCGCCGCCACCGCCGCCGACCGCCGGCCCGAACTCCCGGCCTGGCAGCGGATCGCCGCCACCCCCGACCCCGGCTCCGGCCCGCTCACCCCCGGCCCGCGCCGCCGCACCGCCTTCACCCTGCCCCCCGCCCCGACCGCCCGGCTGCTCGCCGACCTGCCCGGCGCGCTGCGCGCCGGACCGGACGAACTGCTGCTCACCGCGCTGGTCCGGGCCGTCGCCCGGCTGCGGGCCGAACGCGGGCAGCCCGGCGGCGACGTGCTGCTCGACCTGGAGGTGCACGGCCGCCAGGAGGACGCCGTCGGCCTGCCCGCCGCCGACCTGTCCCGCACCGTCGGCTGGTTCACCGCCCTGCACCCGGTCGCGCTGCCGCCCGGCCCGGCCGACGACCCGGCCCGCGCCCTCAAACTGGTCAAGGACCGGCTGCGCTCCCGCCCCGGCGACGGCCTCGGCCACGGCCTGCTGCGGCACCTGGACGGCGCCGACGGCCTCGCCGGCACCCCCGAACTGGCCTTCAACTACCTCGGCCGGCTGCCCGGCGACCGCGGCTTCGACTGGGACCTGCTGCCCGGCGACGGCCCGCTGGTCGACGGCTTCGACCCGCGGATGCCCGCCGCGCACGCCCTGGAGATCACCGCGATCACCCACGAGGGCGCCGCCGGACCCGAACTGCACGCCGCCCTGGAAGGCCCCGCCGACCGCTTCGAGGCCGTCGGCGCGGACCGGCTCGCCGCCCTCTGGCAGCAGGAGCTGGCCGCCCTCCCGGCCGCCGCCGACCAGCCCGGCGCCGCCGGGCTGGTGCCCGCCGACGTGCCGCTGGCCGGCCTCGACCAGGGCCGCCTGGAGGCCCTGGAGCGCGCCCACCCCGGCCTCACCGACGTGCTGCCGCTCACCCCCCTCCAGGAGGGCTTCCTCTTCCACACCCTGATCGACGGCCGCGACAGCGACGCCTACCTCACCCAGCTGGTCGCCGACCTGCGCGGCCCGCTCGACCCCGACCGGCTCCGGGCCGCCGCCGGACGGCTGCTGGAGCGCCACCCCGCGCTGCGGGCCGGCTTCTGCCACGAGGGCCTGGACCGGCCCGTCCAACTGGTCCGCGACGGCCTCGAACCGCCCTGGAGCGCCGCCGACCTGTCCGGCCTGCCCGAGCCGGAGCGGACCGCCGAGCGCGACCGGCGCACCGCCGCCGAGCAGGCCCGCCCGTTCGACCTGGCCGCGCCGCCGCTGCTGCGCGTCCTGCTGCTGCGACTGGGCGCGGACCAGCACCGGCTGGTGCTCACCAACCACCACATCCTGTGGGACGGCTGGTCCACCCCCGTGCTGCTCGACGAGCTGTTCGCGCTGTACGCCGGGGCCGCCGACCTGCCGCCGGCCCGCCCGGTGCGGGAGTACCTGGCCTGGCTGGCCGGGCAGGACACCGCCGCGGCCGGCCGGGCCTGGGCGGCCGCGTTCGCCGGCCTGGAGGGCCCCACCCACCTGGTGCCGGAGGCCGCCGAGGGCGAGCCGGTGCCGCAGCAGCAGCTGCGCGAGGAGCTCACCGAGGAGGCCACCGACCGGCTCCAGCGCCGGCTGCGCGCCCTCGGGGTGACGCTCAACACCGCGGTGGAGGCCGCCTGGGGCCTGTTCCTGGCCCGGACGGCCGGCACCGAGGACGTCGTCTTCGGCACCTCCGTCTCCGGCCGCGACGCCGAACTGCCCGGCGTGGAACGGATGGTGGGCATGCTCACCAACACCCTGCCGGTCCGGGTCGCGCTCCGCGACGAGGAGAGCCTGGGCGAGCTGCTGGTCCGCCTCCAGGACGAGCAGAACCGGCTCGCCGCCCACCACCACCTGGGCCTGGCCGACATCCAGCGGCTGGCCGGCGTCGGACCGCTGTTCGACACCACCACCGTCTGCCTCAACTACCCCGTGGACCTCGACGCCTTCGACGCCCTGCCCGGCGGCCTGCGGCTCACCGCCCTGGACGCCCGGGACGGCACCCACTACCCGCTGCGGATGGCCGTGATCCCCGGCCCGCGCCTGCGGCTGTGGCTCGGCCACCGGCCCGACTGCTACGGCCGCGAGGAGGCCGGACAGGTGCTGGACCGCTTCCGCCGCCTGCTGGAGCTGATCGCCGACCACCCCGAGGAGCGGGTCGGGGACATCGACATCCTCACCGCCGGGGAACGGGCGGCCCTGCTCGTCGCCTGGGGCGGCTACGGCAGCTGA